From the Lysobacter soyae genome, the window GCGTTCCGCCAACTCGCGCAAGCGATTGGAGTTCGAACTGTTGGGTGAACCGACCACCAACACCAGATCACAGGTTTTGGTCAGATCACGAACCGCGTCTTGGCGGTTTTGCGTGGCATAGCAAATGTCATCGTTTCGCGGGCCTTGCATCTGCGGGAAACGCATACGCAACAGCTCGATGATTTCGCGTGTGTCGTCCACTGACAAGGTGGTTTGCGTGGTGTAGGCGACGTTTTCCGGTTGGGCGATGTCGATGGTGCGCGCTTGTTCAACATCTTCCACGAGATAGATGCGACCGCCGCCCTCATTGGCGCGCCACTGCCCCATCGTGCCCTCCACCTCCGGATGGCCTTCGTGTCCGATCAAGATCATGTCGCGACCGGCGCGACAGTGCCGCGCAACTTCCAGATGCACCTTGGTCACCAACGGGCAAGTGGCATCGAACACCTTCAAGCCACGGCGATCGGCTTCTTCACGCACCGCTTTGGACACGCCATGGGCGGAAAAAATCACCGTGCTGCCGTCCGGCACCTCGTCCAATTCTTCG encodes:
- the ispH gene encoding 4-hydroxy-3-methylbut-2-enyl diphosphate reductase, which produces MDIVLANPRGFCAGVDRAIEIVKRAIETLGAPIYVRHEVVHNKFVVDDLRMRGAVFVEELDEVPDGSTVIFSAHGVSKAVREEADRRGLKVFDATCPLVTKVHLEVARHCRAGRDMILIGHEGHPEVEGTMGQWRANEGGGRIYLVEDVEQARTIDIAQPENVAYTTQTTLSVDDTREIIELLRMRFPQMQGPRNDDICYATQNRQDAVRDLTKTCDLVLVVGSPNSSNSNRLRELAERVGVEAYLIDAAEEIQPQWIQGKQCIGVTAGASAPDVLVQGVLQRLKAMGANGLKELEGEPESMVFALPKELRVRLVD